The segment CAGCTCGGTGGAGTTAGTCTATAACTCTGACATGGGGGACAGAGTCCCGCTTCAGGTTGGAGAAGTTATGTCGGCAGGAGGGCAACTGATTATGGCGCAGCAGGGACCTCTGTTGCATTGGTTGCATTCAGATCCGAAGCAACATCGCCCTGATGGCTATGTTTACGTCAATGGCACGTATTACGGGAAGTAAGAACCAGAAGCTCCGGCAGGCCCGGAGCTTCTCTTAAGCTTTAAACTTTTTTAAGCTTTGCCTTGGCCAAAACTTTTCCAAGTTCGACCCCTGGTTGGTCGAAGGCGTTAATTTTCAGATATTCACCAAGGCCTGCGACAACCAACTGCCAAAACATGAACATATAGCCCAATGTTTCTTCATCCAATGCCTTGGCTTTCAAGGTCATCGTTGCGACTCCATTTTGATTTAAAGCCTCTTGTGTCGCCAGGGCCTCGGCACGAAGAAGTTCACCCATGGTGCGACCGTGAAGATCCGCTGTTTCTCTAAAATGTGTTTTATGAATTTTCTGCGATCCACCCTCTGATTCTTCGACACGCATAAAGATCACGAATTTGTCTTTCGTGCCTTCCATCACTTGCTGAAGAATGGAATGTTGATCAGAAGCCCCAATGGCCCACATCGGGGTGCTCACTCGCGGAGCGGTACCACCCGCACGGTTTTGTTTCTTCCCCAAAGACTCTGCCCACAACTGCTGGAACCAGCTGCCAAAATTTTTCAAGCGTGAGTTGTACGGCCACAACAAAGTGATCCACTCTTCGCGCTGATAACTTTGCAGCACTTGCGCCATCGTTTGAGTCACCAGAGCTGTGTCTAGCAAGGCTCTCTTGGCACCCACGCGCATTTTCTCAAGATCCAAACCCAAGTATGCTGCCGGGAACATTCCCACTGGCGACAGAACCGAAAATCTTCCGCCGACGTCCAAAGGAATTTCACACTCTGGAACATTGTGCTTACGCGCCCATTGAGTCAGGGAACTGTCTTTCGTTTCAGAGATCACGATGCTGTGCTCTGGCAAGCTGAGTTTTTCATCATGATAAATTTGTTCAAGCAGTTCTAAGGCGCACAAAGACTCGATTGTCGTTCCGCTTTTGGAAATGAATGCCCAGGCCACGTCTTTAAGACTACCCAACTCTTCAATCAGAGTTTCAAACTCTAGCGCATCGACATTGTCGACGAAGAACAGTGATTGCGAGCGAAAAACTTCTGCGATCACACGCGTGCCCAATGAGCTTCCGCCCAAACCTACAATCACCAGTTTTTTGAACTTCGCCGCGAAGTCGGCTCCGTGTTTATGAGACTGCTGCCACAGTTGAATTCGCTCCACCAATTGCGGGAAACCAATTTCTTTTCTTTCCATGAAAAGCTTCAAAGAAGCTTGGCATTCTTGAAGAAGAGTATTTTGAATGGGCTGACTTGAGTGTGAAATTTCCAACATATATTTCTCCGCCGGACTGGTTTGCACTCCGGCTTCGCCGGACTGGTTTGCACTCCAGCTTCGCTGGAGTAGGCGGAAAAACTACGAGATCGCGACGTCTTCCTCGATGCGATGATAACCCTTCCACTCTTTCAGACGACCGCGAGGGCGTCCTCCATCTTCAGGGTATTCGATGAGCACGTACGTAAGCTTCGTGATTTTTCCTAAGGACACAATATCCAAAGAAGTGAGCTCCGTCCATGTTCCTGTATTAAAATATTCTTTGTTCTCGCTCCATTGACGATATTGATAAACGTGCGTGTGTCCAAAGACCACTGTATGCACACGGTCATCATTCAAAATCTTACGCGCTGATTCACTAAGATCAGGGAAGATCGCGCTTTCCAGAATAACCTGGATGATTCTTCTAATCGGCCAATGACGGCGAGGATCTGCAATGAAGGCACTTTTGACGAAATAGACTAGAGCCATAAAGAAGGCTTTCACCATCGTCATAGTCTCATTGACCATCCCCCAGCGAACCATTTTACCGAAAGGGCGAATTTTATCGACATGGGGATAGGTCTGTTTGATCTTTAATACCACTTCCAAAAAGAAGTGCGATCCAAATGGCAAGTTCAGAATGGGTTCAACCAGATTCTTCTTTAGGAAGAATTTTTTAGGATCCATACGGTTGGCGGCTTCATGCATATGACCATGCTCAATATGCACACCATCGAAGAAATAAACGATGTTTTTAAAACGAACTGGCGCACCCACGACTTGATTTAAGAACGCACGACATGCGGGCCATAGCATTCCTTGATCGTGATTTCCCACGATATAAGTAATATTATTGCCGGGCTTCGCCGCAAACTCTGCCATCGCCTGAAAAACAGAGGCATGTCCCTTAACAATATCTTTCAGAATCTCAAGTGTTACAGCTTCAGTGATCACCGAAAGGAAATGACCTTTGTAGTCACACTGCAGGAAATTGAAGAAGTCGCCATTGATTATCAATTCAACTTCGTAGTCGCGATAGATCCCCGTGGAATAGTAGTGAATGAACTCGACAAGCTTTTCACCATAGTAAAACTCTTCCAAAGAGTTCAACCCACCTTGTGGCAGCAGACGTCCTTTGCCCAAATGCAAATCACTCACGACAACTTTGATTTTTTTGATAGGCGCGGGCTTGGCGACGACTGCTGTGCCGTCGCTGGACTCTACTGTCGAGGTGGACTCCATACTTACTCTGCTTTCTTAAATGGCGTGAGGTTCTCCTCTTTGACCTCTAAGTTCGTCAGAGCTAAACGCAGGGCGCGTTCGGTACGTTTGAACTGGTCTTGGTTCGCCTCGAGGGTCTTGTTAAGTTCAAGACACTTCTTGCGATAATTATCCAGTTCCTGAGAAAGCTGATCAATCTTTCTTTTCTGGTCCAGAATATACTCATCTTTAGACCGAACTAGAGCGGCCTTTTCAGCGCGCAACAGTTCCAATCTGTTTTCGAGTTCTCTTTCACGGACACGGATCTTTTTAAAATCGGATTTAAGTCGAGTTTCCAGCTCATCAACTTTGATACGAGCCTTCGCAACTTCGTTTTCCTTGTATTGAAGATTGCCCTTCAAAATAAGGATTTCACTGTGTGCGGATTCACGAACTTCCTCTTTTTCTTTTTCCAAAGAAGAAATACGCACCGACAATTCATCTGTGCGCGAACGAATGATCTCACCAGCCGAAGCCAGTTCTTCATTTTCTGCGCGAAGATGCTCAGTTTCTTTTTCAAGTTCAAGAATACGCTGTTGGGCAAGTTTTAAGTTTTCCGCCTGTGCCAAGCTGGCATCGACGGACGTTAAAACATTGGCTGCTCCCGTGCGACTGCTGCCGCGGAAGTTCCCGACACTAACTTTGACATCAACATCAACATTTTTGCGTGCACCCAAACGAGCATTCGCAAAACCATCTACTGCCAAAGTTTTATCTTCAGCACCAGTAGCCAACGACGACGTCAAATTTAAATCTTGTTGAATAGAGATCGTTTTGTCTTCACCGCCCGCAGAACCGGCACCAGGGCTGCCAACAGGGCGTGTCGCCTCGTCATCAGAAGCGCTTTCGTATGTGTATGCTGGTGGCGGAGAGAATAAATCATCAGCGGATTGATAACCTGGATCCGATGAAGGACCACTGTACTTTTCCTCCTCTGCAGAAGGAAGAGACATGAATCTTTCAGAAGCTGGCAAATCACCAAAGCCTTCGGGAGCAGACAAATCCAAAGCACCTGAATCACTGCTTTCGTAGCCATCGTTGTCGGCAGCATCGTATTCTGATTCTGCACCACCCGTGAACTCTGAAGCATCTATTTCTTTCTCAATCTTCACGCCAATGTCTTTTTCAAGACTGTCCCAAAGGTTATTGGAACCTGAATTCGTGCCATCAACGCGATGATCATCCGCCTCCAGAGGCATACCCGAGAAGTCATTTTCGTCTTCTCCTGAGCTCATAAGAATATTGCCGTTGCCGCCGTCATTGTATGACGACTCGGATTGAATCTCCTTGAGATCATCCATCAATGACTCAATAAGGTTTTCGGCTGCTGAAGAGTTCTTATTCTTTTTGCTCATAGGCTATTGGAAATATCGGCATTTTCTGGATCTGCCTTGAGGACAAAACAAAATAGGGTCGAGATCAGGATCTTAGTCTGGATCTTGGTCTGGACAGTCTCGAATTGGCACATTCGCGATGCCCTAAGCCCTCGAAAATTCATGGCTTTTCAATTGGACTTGGCTAATACAGCTGCGGCGAATCGGATCCGGTATATCGCTTATAGATTTCCTTGAACTCTTTGCCCTTACGGAACTGGCGAAGATTCTTATTCAGTCGATCCACCAGCAGCGGTGAAGTCTTCAAATTGAAAGCCACAAAATAATCTATCTTGTAAAGTCTTGTGATTCTTTTGAATTTCAATTGATACAGTTTTTCATACGCCGCCTGACTGACTTCGGTCATGATATCTAAATCCAGCTTTCCTGAACGCATCAGCTTGTAGCGTTCAACGTCGTCATCAATATGCTGAACCTTGAATCCCAAGTGCTCTAAAAACTCCACAGGATGATCCCCTTTGATCCCAGAGACCTTGTACTTTCGAAGATCCAAGGGATTGCTGGTGGGACGAATTTTGGAGTTCTCCAGAGCGACTAAGTAAAACGTGTCTTTCAAAATGGGCCCCACCCACTTGAATAGCTTTTCGCGCTCAGGCTTCCTGGAGATCGTAAAGATAAAAGAATGATCCTCTTCTTGAGCGCGGCGAAAGCCTTCCGCCCAAGGCAAGAGTACAATCTGCGCAGAGATTTTTTCAGTTGCGAAAAGACTGCGGATGATTTCGGTCGACACCCCTGCAATT is part of the Bdellovibrio svalbardensis genome and harbors:
- a CDS encoding glucose-6-phosphate isomerase, encoding MLEISHSSQPIQNTLLQECQASLKLFMERKEIGFPQLVERIQLWQQSHKHGADFAAKFKKLVIVGLGGSSLGTRVIAEVFRSQSLFFVDNVDALEFETLIEELGSLKDVAWAFISKSGTTIESLCALELLEQIYHDEKLSLPEHSIVISETKDSSLTQWARKHNVPECEIPLDVGGRFSVLSPVGMFPAAYLGLDLEKMRVGAKRALLDTALVTQTMAQVLQSYQREEWITLLWPYNSRLKNFGSWFQQLWAESLGKKQNRAGGTAPRVSTPMWAIGASDQHSILQQVMEGTKDKFVIFMRVEESEGGSQKIHKTHFRETADLHGRTMGELLRAEALATQEALNQNGVATMTLKAKALDEETLGYMFMFWQLVVAGLGEYLKINAFDQPGVELGKVLAKAKLKKV
- a CDS encoding metallophosphoesterase family protein, yielding MESTSTVESSDGTAVVAKPAPIKKIKVVVSDLHLGKGRLLPQGGLNSLEEFYYGEKLVEFIHYYSTGIYRDYEVELIINGDFFNFLQCDYKGHFLSVITEAVTLEILKDIVKGHASVFQAMAEFAAKPGNNITYIVGNHDQGMLWPACRAFLNQVVGAPVRFKNIVYFFDGVHIEHGHMHEAANRMDPKKFFLKKNLVEPILNLPFGSHFFLEVVLKIKQTYPHVDKIRPFGKMVRWGMVNETMTMVKAFFMALVYFVKSAFIADPRRHWPIRRIIQVILESAIFPDLSESARKILNDDRVHTVVFGHTHVYQYRQWSENKEYFNTGTWTELTSLDIVSLGKITKLTYVLIEYPEDGGRPRGRLKEWKGYHRIEEDVAIS
- a CDS encoding substrate-binding periplasmic protein, whose product is MRLWLVILSLIISSQAPAESVWKGYTEEFPPFNFKKDSEIAGVSTEIIRSLFATEKISAQIVLLPWAEGFRRAQEEDHSFIFTISRKPEREKLFKWVGPILKDTFYLVALENSKIRPTSNPLDLRKYKVSGIKGDHPVEFLEHLGFKVQHIDDDVERYKLMRSGKLDLDIMTEVSQAAYEKLYQLKFKRITRLYKIDYFVAFNLKTSPLLVDRLNKNLRQFRKGKEFKEIYKRYTGSDSPQLY